In Epinephelus moara isolate mb chromosome 9, YSFRI_EMoa_1.0, whole genome shotgun sequence, a genomic segment contains:
- the cplane1 gene encoding ciliogenesis and planar polarity effector 1, with protein MELKLEVVLSSSIKRKKPWPRFCWLGKEKESVFLLDDKRISEINMVSGRTKKRTPKLHPLLNSVVTMASSHNGMWLCGLLVSGELFLWNRDKDLLKTAAAVPEVAQMTNAVQGNVTRLSLQVSGDGKRVLVVAITGQVFLWECMDVRDLTGVRDGTVKGHWAHIQPLEDSILPSSQDKEASQHTIFIKTEVMGDACLSAFVFTSGKKLVLTCLKIQWEEGHMRAGSVGYSIQWATKTYPMSCLTPPCQPVKSRGALVPAFSPDGQLLAIVLNQRQPKATQVLFVSTQNFVSISSGLGGCGSKKMDIPSKYIRSYWVGSVSWSPGGLFLACVLKRGSLLMLARLGGLLTLTSCGCSVDFGPAHFLPLHPLVTYRAPMSAGKADPSLSSSSLSVRDVLRQRYSVTWHPRLMYLIVSDGYMATVMRVQDRPSPALLLKTLLKDASKDLEKASRILDKSQIHARAWLESLSCLNLDSTLVTCGPNTADSVISAATDGSTLPPFLQDQGTLGGTKELLEKVQTFFEDDSDVDGPPAGSHMEDGGRLEFASMFDTLHALDTRTNTSPDFDRDFCDTERKTPRLYRELGKIQTKLLTAWAFGMSLGNAVENRTRLLQHTLYCVVRLAALLHLIPSSENTGKTNISVSPCLLHLLKALLSFLPWDSNHSDGPCCLGLVVELSKRLIRLLLTPHPESHQTGHCQLSSHSLSSVLHVLELVSDCLDHTYSLQQKTVWSSAEKESHLWSSDAHCVPLLQHEKEQKSSFVRQAQSVPQRPSSRLFGVWQWVYRITLQYMEELKSFQGCDGWEEEQQQLSVIMSQIQTALQATGERLEEGPALLSYPGEHLFLFGSYPKSADTWRSQICEESNKSSDRGVFKETRLCLALLYSLLSQYRLREAQELGDHMARLILHRAGHQKESITADSLPCPWLPMDLHSDTACAVVQTLGRFMASYFTNQPLYILPPHRVTVLPPLHLPHAPTVGRLVPLCQEEVARAVRQQQLSEVWTVDYAQDLLLLGGLLPETVWLAYHLGDWKTAASLSLAYTNYCADHFDFTQLRRRELHLPTALEPDSIFQAELKCLLGNKSDSQEPRDEDGDKSFTDPLEGEDWDLLQVSIQEILKASVMAGVNVMSSPLSSLLDTAKDLCSCLPALVPNGLYLPSPPLYCPQPSPNTQDPVGTMGQFAEVASRHKVSGVLQRLLLLLRSARCCHPAAQWYISNLRRARHVLYKIKKKYSYPSATEEEKAFPEGLMKFVTRSGFFRRGPNKDGHLDPDTIQTIICFRELCGLCWMLHVRDQLSISCRKYQAARQHGGDEQIPGGSEVRATCVDALRWACRFLPFSCFLNAEEILQDILLSLVSELPPLSLVADALVRAFPEEEESVRVALREKYNSLLQRLRRCNVLEGEKEEVNELMMIVIQDKFRQRRKHLGRLTRHLAPPELHLWEKEEEQEDRGSKHGMAVWKQLSLGTSLSTSTLTDFGFPPVYSDGDTVDNTSEAVSPEMHSRATTSRSKKAKTARDREHAKKTAVKIESVIKEESHPDDAKENEQPSLPVVGTWEFELEDDEYLNFLELFLSYVLEKDSADGGDSGNELPLLRGFSSQLRERELHSLTFDVLTTIHRRQRDAHHPARKHVGNDPPVFRAGYCYKPVKQGAATDMQTSSVWSEAPISRASLSVSSLPGLSTGRRKGLFGLRQQSSVHSGQRLKGGHYGSDTSPIRNAITTGQQSESLKLGSSTSVEAVIELQQGLDPKLEAQFPKLGRLLEWMVRWADRRVLLGHHGKKKKEKGGGVGGTADEGVVIRVKASAPAVLTSLSLLERKYTALLGTDRYNAHIQVPETQWTVAPMLRPEVDRKLERESSVDTGYPGSANTPIIGLDQNLQQELSIGSSTDEPEELTFHRTPLPNDQDQLTFDAQQRQSSSQQPSLDDLDVTPEKEGKSSESDGLEVSSSVSNGNISGNICTPETSLKLADLDLSESAEDVSSSSSLHSDSKSLQAPLHSEPQAPPTVQPEAQVHAEPSGSTGVLLPDTPVDPPSAQPQSSTSGDPPADSTAPNQPLSAQTPLVQQRLGEDLFRLVQNINYMSLMEVLGASFSNLQLAQQSSSMAQSNISTSQPHVPSSYVTNFIPQPNANMPVPSQTQAFVPSSRSNNLQPHQAPRCMFTDQSAIQSSGKTSPTGVQHHTTSTANSAGEMQPLSVQAVSPEIQFMESRRLIPPSQGLLATTDTSHTIHSAPVLLPSNDSIQRDSAPQVFGLKLLQLRRPPLPQQSAPHHPQGPQVLQTTNPATVESHQYKLKHNQTVSVPKRQLSFNTTPMNSQPKSQISDRSRGQSFTLLPPAHTPAPMEGLRLLRFEPAPQSNTTFPKLPIAPSFRPSSVIAAPRGEAPMIKLLHIEPGPQMMLPEAAPSSQMARLMSMEELTSSAMGRQNAEEARLRLLRVDPPIESTRRATTPPTLNSSKRRKRREEKAERGRKAEVTFRPDESIIPTQEPTNELVNKEPAAAEETTPEQDVPNFAQFGSFDSLLTGQRLLDRAVSTSAELHAFASTHKRPPECHDAFTNTDPACPPALVDKAVSASVPASSPKSQSSGNLQFFKERLVQDKEETPQGLGQNLGPGGRQFISVLDLEDKVLHQDLPRCLSPEVQDVPPLRPPSPTSAQLHVLATSVIRSASAAADPQPAVTVPEDFHWRPHTGVPEELPSPSHIQPGRDLERITPQDVVDEPDSEICQAIKTQSTQPHSASSTPPTVWFSSRLSELDAQLAALQNIADYLEMDFTNSRMLVNTIEKLTPVLAPDVRKKTVRLSVPQEAWLPQLNPSAHLDTCEEEEEEEEEEENQEEEYEVHNDSWAHERRPGHHAVPSYFHTPRKMKDQLIEASGISPERADENLGQTGLSDTAEILDELVREGYLSLTDLDLSNSQTAPHSSRLEQQQSSWMSQKRAPPEEERRELRIWMRRKQRERLAVYQKHRESLREREHKPFSTSGKVKPTTKNRATIWRTREEKEKFMLLEQYNQRTREACSLASEFPTNPPTLLISSKTEVSPARLTTRPNSAPPSGSTHSVSANDKRSSKSGQAQPHLRPWTAETQGLPSEDYRRRLGLHRPVTSLPRDRLSQLTRRGMLTHTKSHTKQQTASQSEERHVGHQRKTGPNRGLSPGTAAGRGILRDQTRMEEREEGNLWEPTSELNRLLGPEESESNIVLAGLLDEQDDGARAGVSAMDWLDNLSDTASSNLSKIDWAAIERMVAAEDD; from the exons ATGGAGCTAAAGCTGGAGGTTGTTTTGTCATCCAGCATCAAACGGAAGAAACCATGGCCGCGATTCTGTTGGCTTGGCAAG GAGAAGGAGTCTGTGTTCCTGTTAGATGACAAACGGATCAGTGAGATCAACATGGTGTCTGGACGCACCAAGAAGAGGACTCCTAAACTCCATCCTTTGCTCAACAGTGTGGTGACAATGGCTTCATCCCACAATG GTATGTGGCTGTGTGGACTTCTGGTGTCAGGAGAGCTGTTTCTGTGGAACAGGGATAAAGACTTGTTGAAGACTGCTGCAGCGGTCCCAGAAGTAGCTCAGATGACCAATGCTGTTCAAG GGAATGTCACAAGACTGTCACTCCAAGTTTCAGGGGATGGAAAGCGTGTGCTGGTGGTAGCCATAACAGGGCAAGTGTTCTTGTGGGAGTGTATGGATGTCAGGGATTTGACGGGGGTTCGAGATGGCACGGTCAAGGGACACTGGGCACATATACAACCCCTTGAAGACTCCATTCTGCCTTCCTCGCAAGACAAAGAAGCATCCCAACACACCATCTTCATCAAGACAGAG GTTATGGGTGATGCCTGCTTATCAGCCTTTGTTTTCACATCTGGGAAGAAGCTAGTCCTCACCTGCCTGAAAATTCAATGGGAAGAAGGCCACATGAGAGCGGG CTCTGTGGGATACAGCATACAGTGGGCCACCAAGACATACCCCATGTCTTGTCTCACCCCGCCCTGCCAACCAGTGAAGTCCAGAGGGGCCTTGGTGCCAGCTTTCTCCCCAGATGGCCAACTGTTAGCCATAGTCCTGAACCAGAGACAGCCAAAG GCCACACAGGTCCTCTTTGTGAGCACACAGAATTTTGTCTCAATATCAAGTGGCCTTGGAGGATGTGGAAGCAAGAAAATGGATATCCCCTCTAAATACATAAG GTCCTACTGGGTGGGCAGTGTGAGCTGGTCACCAGGCGGTCTGTTCCTGGCCTGTGTTCTGAAGAGAGGCTCCCTTCTTATGTTGGCTCGCCTTGGGGGGCTCCTCACTCTAACAAGCTGTGGTTGCAGTGTTGACTTTGGGCCTGCACACTTCCTACCCCTGCACCCTCTCGTCACTTACCG GGCACCAATGTCTGCAGGGAAAGCGGATCCCTCTCTGTCCAGCTCTAGCTTGTCTGTGCGGGATGTCCTGAGACAGCGGTATTCCGTGACCTGGCATCCACGGCTAATGTACCTCATTGTGTCTGATGGCTACATGGCCACAGTTATGAGGGTGCAAGATAGGCCTTCTCCTGCCCTGTTGCTGAAAACACTTCTAAAGGACGCAAGCAAGGACCTTGAGAAGGCCAGTCGGATACTGGATAAATCACAG atacaTGCGAGGGCATGGTTGGAGTCCTTGTCTTGCCTGAATCTTGACAGCACCCTTGTCACATGTGGGCCCAACACCGCAGACTCTGTCATTTCAGCAGCTACAGATGGATCCACTTTGCCACCTTTCCTGCAGGATCAGGGGACATTGGGTGGTACCAAGGAGCTTCTTGAAAAAGTACAG ACTTTCTTTGAGGATGACTCTGATGTAGACGGACCTCCTGCTGGTTCTCACATGGAGGATGGCGGACGTCTAGAGTTTGCCTCAATGTTTGACACACTCCACGCCCTGGACACAAGGACCAACACTAGCCCAGATTTTGATAGGGACTTTTGTGATacagagaggaagacacctcgTCTTTATCGTGAACTTGGAAAAATCCAGACTAAGCTGTTAACAGCTTGGGCGTTTGGCATGTCTCTCGGAAACGCTGTGGAAAACAGAACTCGTCTGCTACAGCACACCCTCTACTGTGTGGTGCGACTTGCTGCTCTACTCCATCTGATCCCCAGCTCCGAGAACACAGGGAAGACAAATATCTCGGTTTCTCCTTGCCTGCTGCACCTTCTCAAAGCCCTTCTGTCTTTTCTTCCCTGGGATAGCAATCACTCAGATGGGCCATGCTGCCTGGGGCTGGTGGTGGAGCTCAGTAAACGGCTGATTCGCCTCCTGCTGACCCCTCACCCTGAGTCCCACCAGACTGGTCACTGTCAGTTATCTTCTCATAGTCTATCGTCCGTCTTGCATGTCTTGGAGCTGGTCTCTGATTGTCTTGATCACACCTACAGCCTGCAGCAAAAAACTGTCTGGTCCTCTGCAGAGAAGGAGTCACATCTCTGGTCTTCCGATGCACACTGTGTGCCTCTGTTACAGCATGAGAAGGAACAGAAGTCCAGTTTTGTACGTCAGGCACAATCTGTTCCCCAGCGACCGTCTAGCAG ATTGTTTGGAGTGTGGCAGTGGGTTTACAGGATCACCCTGCAGTATATGGAGGAACTGAAAAGCTTTCAAGGCTGTGATGGCTGGGAGGAGGAACAGCAGCAGTTGTCCGTCATCATGTCCCAGATCCAAACAGCTTTGCAGGCTACAGGAGAAAGGCTAGAGGAGGGTCCTGCACTGCTGAGTTACCCAG GTGAACACCTTTTCCTGTTTGGCTCATACCCTAAAAGTGCTGATACATGGCGGTCACAAATTTGTGAGGAGAGTAACAAAA GCTCTGATCGTGGTGTTTTCAAGGAGACACGGCTTTGTCTGGCACTCCTATACAGTCTGTTATCCCAGTACCGTCTGAGAGAAGCTCAGGAGTTGGGGGACCACATGGCCCGCCTGATCCTGCACAGGGCCGGACACCAGAAAGAAAGCATAACAG CAGACTCTCTTCCCTGCCCGTGGCTGCCGATGGACCTTCACAGTGACACAGCTTGTGCTGTGGTTCAGACCCTGGGGAGATTCATGGCCTCTTACTTCACCAACCAACCCCTCTACATCCTGCCCCCTCACCGTGTTACCGTCTTGCCTCCACTACATCTACCTCATG CCCCCACGGTTGGACGCTTGGTGCCACTGTGTCAGGAGGAGGTGGCTAGGGCAGTgcgacagcagcagctgtcagaAGTATGGACAGTGGACTACGCCCAGGACCTACTCCTGCTCGGGGGTCTGCTTCCTGAGACTGTGTGGTTGGCTTATCATCTTGGGGACTGGAAGACAGCAGCCTCTCTGAGCTTGGCGTATACAAATTACTGCGCCGACCACTTCGACTTCACTCA GCTCAGGAGGAGAGAGCTCCACCTCCCAACAGCTTTAGAACCAGACAGCATTTTTCAGGCTGAGTTGAAGTGTCTTCTTGGCAATAAGTCTGACTCCCAAGAGCCCAGAGATGAAGATGGTGACAAGAGCTTTACAG ACCCTTTGGAAGGAGAAGACTGGGATTTGTTGCAGGTTTCCATACAGGAGATTCTGAAGGCTTCAGTCATGGCTGGAGTGAATGTTATGTCATCACCCTTGTCCTCCTTGCTGGACACAGCCAAAGACCTGTGTTCTTGTCTGCCTGCCTTGGTTCCCAATGGACTGTATCTGCCCTCGCCACCTCTTTATTGCCCTCAGCCTTCCCCCAACACACAG GACCCAGTAGGGACAATGGGGCAGTTTGCAGAGGTTGCATCACGTCACAAAGTGTCTGGAGTTCTTCAGAGATTACTGTTACTTCTGAGATCTGCACGTTGTTGCCATCCTGCTGCTCAGTGGTACATCAGTAATCTGCGCCGTGCCAGACACGTACTATACAAG ATCAAGAAGAAGTACTCCTATCCATCAGCCACTGAAGAAGAAAAGGCTTTCCCAGAGGGCCTGATGAAGTTCGTCACCCGCAGCGGATTCTTCAGACGGGGGCCTAACAAAGATGGTCACCTGGACCCTGACACCATTCAAACTATAA TCTGTTTCAGGGAGCTGTGTGGTTTATGCTGGATGCTTCATGTCAGGGACCAGCTCTCCATTTCCTGCAGGAAGTATCAGGCAGCCAGACAGCATGGTGGAGATGAGCAG ATCCCTGGTGGTTCAGAAGTGAGAGCTACCTGTGTTGATGCTCTCCGCTGGGCCTGTCGCTTCCTGCCTTTCTCTTGCTTTCTCAACGCTGAGGAGATCCTCCAGGACATACTGCTCAGCCTTGTGTCTGAacttcctcccctctctctg GTGGCAGATGCGCTGGTACGTGCCTTCCCAGAGGAGGAAGAGTCTGTAAGAGTCGCTCTGAGAGAAAAGTATAACTCACTGCTGCAGAGGCTGAGGCGATGCAATGTCCTTG AGGGGGAAAAAGAGGAGGTGAACGAGTTGATGATGATCGTCATTCAAGACAAATtcaggcagaggagaaaacatcTTGGGCGTTTGACGAGGCATCTGGCGCCCCCTGAACTCCATTTgtgggagaaggaggaggaacaggaagACAGGGGAAGCAAACACGGGATGGCCGTGTGGAAGCAACTCTCACTGGGTACAAGTCTGAGCACCAGCACCTTAACTGACTTTGGGTTCCCCCCAGTTTACAGCGATGGAGACACAGTGGATAATACATCTGAGGCCGTCTCTCCTGAAATGCACAGCAGAGCCACAACAAG caggagcaaaaaagcaaaaacagcaaGAGACAGAGAACATGCAAAGAAGACTGCTGTTAAGATTGAAAGCGTCATCAAGGAGGAGAGTCACCCAGACGATGCCAAGGAGAATGAGCAGCCCTCCTTACCAGTGGTTGGCACCTGGGAGTTTGAGCTGGAAGATGACGAGTATCTAAATTTCCTGGAGCTCTTCCTCAGCTATGTGCTAGAGAAGGACAGTGCGGATGGAGGGGATTCAGGCAATGAACTTCCTCTGTTGAGGGGCTTCTCCTCCCagctgagggagagagagttgCATTCTCTCACCTTTGACGTGCTCACAACTATTCATCGCCGCCAAAGAGATGCGCACCATCCAGCCAGAAAACACGTGGGCAATGATCCTCCAGTGTTCAGAGCCGGCTACTGCTACAAGCCTGTCAAACAAGGTGCAGCAACTGATATGCAAACTTCCTCCGTCTGGAGTGAAGCACCCATATCCAGAGCTAGCCTCTCTGTCAGTTCTCTTCCTGGGCTAAGCACAGGCAGGCGTAAAGGTTTGTTTGGGCTCCGACAGCAAAGCAGTGTGCATTCAGGCCAAAGACTGAAGGGGGGACACTATGGATCTGATACTAGTCCTATTCGAAATGCCATTACCACAGGGCAGCAATCAGAGAGCTTGAAACTTGGCTCCTCAACTTCTGTTGAAGCCGTGATTGAACTTCAGCAGGGCCTAGACCCTAAGCTAGAGGCTCAGTTTCCAAAACTTGGCAGGCTGCTGGAGTGGATGGTCCGCTGGGCTGATAGGAGGGTGCTGCTAGGACATCATGgcaaaaagaagaaagagaagggaggaggagtTGGAGGCACAGCTGATGAAGGAGTGGTGATCCGTGTCAAAGCCTCTGCGCCTGCTGTCCTCACTTCCCTCAGCTTGCTGGAGCGTAAGTACACTGCTCTCCTCGGGACAGACCGCTACAATGCTCACATCCAAGTTCCAGAAACACAGTGGACTGTAGCTCCCATGCTGCGCCCTGAGGTGGATAGGAagctggagagagagagcagtgtcGATACAGGCTACCCTGGATCAGCCAACACTCCCATCATTGGTCTTGATCAGAATCTACAACAAGAACTGTCCAT TGGTTCTTCTACAGATGAACCAGAGGAACTGACATTTCACAGGACACCTCTCCCTAACGACCAGGATCAGCTGACCTTTGATGCTCAGCAGAGACAGTCCAGTTCACAACAACCATCTCTCGATGACTTGGATGTTACACCTGAAAAAGAAG GCAAAAGTAGTGAGAGTGATGGCTTGGAAGTGTCGTCCTCTGTTTCCAATGGGAACATCTCTGGAAACATCTGCACACCTGAAACG AGTTTAAAGCTCGCAGACCTGGACCTCTCAGAAAGTGCTGAAGACGTGTCCAGTTCCAGCTCTCT cCACAGTGATTCTAAAAGCCTACAAGCCCCCCTGCACTCAGAGCCCCAAGCTCCTCCTACTGTACAGCCTGAGGCACAGGTCCATGCAGAGCCGTCTGGTTCCACTGGAGTGCTGCTCCCCGACACACCTGTGGATCCTCCAAGCGCTCAGCCACAAAGCTCCACATCTGGTGACCCCCCTGCGGATTCCACAGCCCCTAATCAGCCATTATCTGCTCAGACTCCACTAGTGCAACAGCGTCTGGGTGAAGACTTATTCAGATTGGTTCAG AATATCAACTACATGAGCCTGATGGAGGTTTTGGGAGCTTCGTTTTCTAACCTTCAACTTGCCCAGCAGAGCTCTTCCATGGCCCAGTCTAACATCAGCACCTCACAACCTCATGTGCCATCATCTTACGTGACTAATTTCATCCCTCAACCAAATGCCAACATGCCAGTGCCATCTCAGACACAAGCATTCGTGCCAAGTTCAAGATCCAACAACCTTCAGCCCCATCAGGCCCCTAGGTGTATGTTTACAGACCAGAGCGCCATCCAGAGCTCAGGGAAAACCTCCCCAACAGGTGTCCAGCATCACACCACGTCCACTGCTAATAGTGCAGGA GAAATGCAGCCACTTTCTGTCCAGGCGGTGTCACCAGAAATCCAGTTTATGGAGAGCAGGAGGTTGATCCCACCTTCACAGGGGCTTCTGGCCACTACTGACACCAGCCACACTATTCACAGCGCCCCCGTATTACTGCCCTCTAATGACAGCATACAAAGGGACTCTGCTCCCCAGGTCTTCGGCTTGAAGTTACTTCAGCTCCGCCGTCCTCCATTGCCCCAGCAGAGTGCGCCACACCATCCCCAAGGCCCCCAGGTGCTACAAACGACAAACCCTGCAACTGTGGAATCCCATCAGTATAagctaaaacacaaccaaactGTCTCAGTGCCAAAAAGACAGCTCAGTTTTAATACAACTCCGATGAACTCTCAACCCAAGAGTCAGATTTCGGACAGATCCAGGGGGCAAAGCTTCACCCTACTTCCTCCTGCTCATACACCTGCACCAATGGAGGGCCTTCGTCTGCTGCGCTTCGAGCCTGCTccacaaagcaacaccacgTTCCCCAAACTACCCATAGCACCTTCCTTCAGGCCCTCTTCTGTCATTGCAGCTCCGAGGGGAGAAGCACCTATGATCAAGCTTCTGCATATAGAACCTGGACCACAAATG ATGTTACCCGAGGCAGCTCCTTCAAGCCAAATGGCCCGTCTCATGTCCATGGAGGAGTTGACAAGTTCAGCGATGGGGAGGCAGAATGCTGAAGAGGCTCGACTGCGGCTGCTCAGAGTGGACCCACCTATTGAAAGCACTAGAAGAGCTACCACTCCCCCCACCTTAAACTCCAGCAAGAG acggaagaggagagaggagaaggcagagaggggaagaaaagCGGAGGTCACATTCAGACCAGATGAGTCTATCATCCCTACACAAGAG CCAACAAATGAGCTTGTAAACAAGGAacctgcagctgcagaggagACCACCCCTGAGCAGGATGTTCCCAATTTTGCTCAATTTG GGTCCTTTGATTCTCTGCTGACTGGTCAGAGATTATTGGACAGGGCCGTGTCCACGTCAGCTGAGCTCCATGCCTTTGCTTCCACACATAAAAGACCCCCAGAGTGCCATGATGCTTTCACTAACACAGACCCAG cttgtcCTCCCGCACTCGTGGATAAAGCTGTGTCTGCCTCCGTGCCTGCTAGTAGCCCTAAAT CACAAAGCTCAGGGAATCTGCAGTTTTTCAAAGAGCGCCTTGTTCAAGACAAAGAGGAAACGCCACAGGGGCTAGGGCAGAATCTG gGTCCTGGTGGCCGCCAGTTCATAAGTGTTTTGGATCTAGAAGACAAAGTCCTGCATCAGGACTTGCCTCGCTGTCTCAGCCCAGAAGTACAAGATGTACCTCCCCTTCGCCCTCCTTCACCTACCTCTGCTCAGCTTCATGTACTTGCGACTTCAGTTATCAGGagtgcttctgctgctgctgatccaCAACCAGCAGTCACAGTTCCAGAGGACTTCCACTGGAGACCGCACACAG GTGTCCCAGAGGAGCTGCCGTCACCCAGCCACATTCAGCCTGGCAGGGATCTAGAGAGAATCACTCCACAAGATGTGGTAGATGAACCTGACTCTGAAATCTGTCAAGCCATAAAGACCCAGAGCACTCAACCTCACAGTGCCTCATCCACACCGCCTACAGTTTGGTTCTCCTCCCGCCTTTCAGAGCTGGACGCTCAGCTGGCTGCTCTACAGAACATTGCAGACTATCTGGAAATGGACTTTACCAACTCCAGGATG CTGGTGAACACTATTGAAAAGCTGACACCAGTCTTGGCTCCTGatgtgaggaaaaaaactgTCAGACTGTCTGTTCCACAGGAAG CATGGTTACCACAACTGAACCCTTCAGCTCACCTGGATacctgtgaggaggaggaggaggaggaggaggaggaggaaaatcAGGAAGAAGAATATGAGGTTCATAACGACTCCTGGGCTCACGAAAGGAGGCCTGGTCACCATGCTGTTCCTTCCTACTTTCACACCCCACGGA AAATGAAAGATCAGCTGATTGAAGCATCTGGAATATCTCCTGA ACGTGCAGATGAGAATCTGGGTCAGACTGGGTTATCCGATACAGCCGAAATCCTAGACGAGTTGGTGAGGGAAGGCTATTTATCCCTGACTGACCTGGATTTGTCCAATTCACAGACTGCACCACATAGCAG CAggctggagcagcagcagagtagcTGGATGTCGCAGAAACGTGCTCctccagaggaggagaggagagagctgaggatctggatgagaaggaaacagagggaaagacTGGCTGTTtatcagaaacacagagagagccTGAGGGAGAGGGAACACAAACCTTTTTCTACCTCTGGAAAAGTG AAACCAACAACCAAGAATCGAGCAACCATTTGGAGAACcagggaggaaaaagaaaa GTTCATGCTGCTGGAGCAATACAACCAGAGGACCCGTGAGGCCTGTTCTTTGGCCAGTGAGTTTCCCACCAATCCTCCAACCCTGCTCATTTCTTCAAAGACTGAAGTTTCACCTGCACGCTTAACTACACGACCCAACTCTGCTCCACCCTCTGGTAGCACTCACAG TGTATCTGCTAATGATAAAAGAAGTAGTAAGTCAGGACAAGCTCAACCTCACCTTCGTCCATGGACTGCTGAGACACAGGGACTGCCTTCAGAGGATTACCGCAGGAGACTGGGACTACATAGACCAG TTACGTCTCTGCCAAGGGACCGACTGTCTCAGCTTACCAGACGTggcatgctcacacacacaaagagccaCACTAAACAGCAAACAGCCAGCCAGAGTGAGGAAAGGCATGTCGGACACCAGAGAAAGACAGGGCCGAACAGAGGTCTTTCACCAGGGACTGCTGCAGGGAGAGGGATCCTGAGGGACCAGACAAGGATggaagagagggaagaggggAACCTTTGGGAGCCCACCTCGGAATTGAATAGGCTGCTGGGCCCAGAGGAGTCAGAGTCTAACATA GTTTTGGCTGGACTGCTGGACGAGCAAGATGATGGTGCCAGAGCTGGTGTGTCAGCGATGGACTGGCTGGACAATCTTTCCGACACCGCCAGCAGCAACCTCAGTAAAATAGACTGGGCGGCTATCGAGAGGATGGTGGCTGCAGAGGACGACTGA